A genomic stretch from Chitinophaga agri includes:
- a CDS encoding sensor histidine kinase — MKMTPLVRELIRYCWVLAFIAAASAVVFMVVFRLGDGLRWEVMAMTGLRSLISGFANVALILLLRKWCPTQTTHQERTTRYILGYVLSFVLFTLTVPLESVLHPSKIHPALLDRLPGLLVVSIWNNSLVIVTHNLVILRFEKENAELENSRLKAANLESANLLLKQQIHPHFLFNALSMLKSLYKTDVPSGEAYLSHLVNFLRASLSEPQSRVTRLADEMKLCEDYLEMQRIRFEDAMTCHIDIPKEVLSDGFVPSFSVQSLLENAIKHNEATEASPLLIRVFYRDGWIVTENNLQIRKYIDAPSGKGLINLIERYRILTGDDVIISQEQHTFAVSIKVLSNEGSDHRG; from the coding sequence ATGAAAATGACTCCGCTGGTCAGGGAACTGATACGATATTGCTGGGTACTGGCCTTTATTGCTGCGGCATCGGCAGTCGTGTTCATGGTTGTTTTCAGACTGGGAGACGGTTTGCGCTGGGAAGTCATGGCCATGACGGGTTTACGGTCGCTGATCTCCGGATTTGCCAATGTCGCATTGATCTTACTGTTAAGGAAATGGTGTCCAACGCAAACTACCCACCAGGAGCGGACAACCAGGTATATACTCGGATACGTTCTTTCTTTTGTTTTGTTTACGCTGACCGTTCCACTGGAGTCTGTACTGCATCCGTCAAAAATCCATCCGGCATTGCTGGACCGGCTCCCCGGATTACTGGTAGTAAGTATATGGAATAATAGTCTTGTCATTGTCACACATAATCTCGTGATCCTACGTTTTGAAAAAGAAAATGCTGAACTGGAAAATTCCAGGTTGAAGGCTGCCAATCTTGAATCAGCCAACCTGCTGCTAAAACAGCAGATACATCCTCACTTTCTCTTTAATGCACTCAGCATGCTGAAAAGTCTGTATAAAACAGATGTGCCTTCAGGAGAGGCCTACCTGTCCCATCTCGTAAACTTTCTGCGTGCTTCATTATCAGAGCCTCAGTCACGTGTGACCCGCCTGGCTGATGAAATGAAGCTCTGTGAGGACTATCTTGAAATGCAGCGTATCCGTTTTGAAGATGCGATGACCTGTCATATCGATATCCCGAAAGAAGTATTGTCAGATGGTTTTGTGCCTTCCTTTTCAGTACAGTCACTCCTGGAAAATGCGATCAAACATAACGAAGCGACAGAGGCCTCACCACTGTTGATCAGGGTGTTTTACAGAGACGGATGGATCGTTACCGAGAATAACCTGCAGATCAGGAAATACATCGACGCACCCAGTGGTAAGGGGTTGATCAACCTGATAGAAAGATACCGGATCCTTACGGGCGACGATGTGATCATTTCCCAGGAACAACATACATTTGCGGTAAGCATTAAAGTGTTGAGCAATGAAGGTAGTGATCATCGAGGATGA
- a CDS encoding MarR family winged helix-turn-helix transcriptional regulator produces MATKGKIRIPDREDNLFATLYILKRAMDDWGSRNVAQLGYGDFNMTYMPFFMNIGSEGISNNEIAEKMRVTKQAASRIVRELEASGMVRGEKSDSDGRSVKLFLTEEGQKFQDLVANEAILLWKQYMKTVGRERYQTAMEVLKEIITLHEQGLP; encoded by the coding sequence ATGGCTACAAAAGGAAAAATTAGAATACCAGACAGAGAAGACAACTTGTTTGCGACACTTTATATCCTAAAAAGAGCGATGGATGACTGGGGCAGCAGGAATGTGGCGCAGCTGGGATATGGTGATTTTAACATGACCTACATGCCTTTTTTTATGAATATCGGCAGTGAGGGTATTTCCAATAATGAGATCGCAGAGAAGATGCGGGTGACCAAACAGGCTGCCAGCAGGATCGTTCGGGAGCTGGAGGCATCGGGTATGGTAAGGGGCGAAAAAAGCGACAGTGATGGCCGCTCCGTGAAACTGTTCCTGACAGAAGAGGGACAGAAATTTCAGGACCTTGTAGCGAATGAAGCGATCCTCTTATGGAAGCAGTATATGAAAACCGTCGGACGTGAACGATATCAGACTGCGATGGAAGTGTTGAAAGAGATCATTACCCTGCATGAACAGGGGTTGCCGTAA
- a CDS encoding LytR/AlgR family response regulator transcription factor: MKVVIIEDEKVTARDLAQTITQLFPQITIEKILATVKDSISYLSTDRTADLIFSDIQLGDGLSFEIFATVEIDIPVIFCTAYDEYALHAFKANGFDYILKPFTNESVSAAINKYIAFRGKIAEHVIPYKALEQLFTSKKSADAGAVLVYQKDRIVPVALPDIAYFYLKNGVVNLMTFEHKHYVVNKTMDDIGKITESLFFRANRQFLVNRKAVVDASSSLSRKLTLSLSVPVPETVTISREKMPQFLEWLTQR, encoded by the coding sequence ATGAAGGTAGTGATCATCGAGGATGAAAAAGTAACAGCAAGAGATCTTGCTCAGACCATCACACAATTGTTTCCGCAGATAACCATAGAGAAGATCCTTGCTACGGTAAAGGACAGCATCAGCTATCTGAGTACAGACAGGACTGCTGACCTTATCTTTTCAGATATTCAGCTGGGCGATGGATTGAGCTTCGAGATCTTCGCGACTGTCGAAATAGATATCCCTGTGATATTCTGCACGGCATACGACGAGTATGCGCTGCATGCATTTAAGGCGAACGGATTTGACTATATTCTTAAGCCTTTTACAAACGAATCCGTCTCCGCAGCGATCAATAAATACATTGCTTTCCGTGGCAAGATCGCTGAACATGTTATTCCCTATAAGGCGCTGGAACAGTTGTTCACCAGTAAAAAGTCAGCAGATGCAGGCGCCGTACTCGTGTACCAGAAGGACCGTATTGTACCGGTAGCGCTGCCTGACATTGCCTATTTTTATCTGAAGAACGGTGTTGTGAACCTGATGACGTTTGAACATAAACACTATGTTGTCAATAAAACAATGGACGACATTGGTAAGATCACCGAATCGCTGTTCTTTCGTGCCAACAGACAATTCCTTGTTAACAGAAAGGCAGTAGTAGACGCCTCGAGTTCCCTGTCCCGTAAACTCACCCTTTCTCTTTCCGTACCCGTGCCGGAAACGGTGACTATCAGCCGTGAGAAGATGCCGCAATTCCTGGAGTGGCTTACACAGCGTTGA
- a CDS encoding HlyD family secretion protein, which translates to MTQEKTQPSKNPVKFIVLGVAGIAVLYFGGKKMIHAYTHESTDNAQIESNAIPVLSRVGGYIDTFTLQDYQSVKNGELLLTIDDKEYKIAVQQAEADLAAAKADLIFAEAQITNIGSNKDVASAGVSVEQVNLEKATRDLKRDQALFNDGSITQHQLDNSQSAYKIALSQLESSKTRVTQVVTQNGTANAQIERAKANVAVKEAALEAAKLKLSYTHVIAPVAGRIGKTNLQKGQLVQPGQQLFSVVNNERYWIVANFKETQLEKMKIGQMVKVEVDGYPDREITGKITEFSAATGAKFSLLPPDNATGNFVKVTQRVPVRIELDHAEELKGMLKAGLSVTVDVQVD; encoded by the coding sequence ATGACACAGGAAAAAACGCAGCCATCTAAAAATCCGGTAAAGTTTATTGTACTGGGCGTAGCCGGAATAGCAGTCCTCTATTTTGGCGGAAAGAAGATGATTCACGCATATACACACGAAAGCACTGATAATGCGCAGATTGAAAGCAACGCCATTCCTGTATTAAGCAGGGTAGGCGGCTATATTGATACGTTCACCTTACAGGATTATCAGTCCGTGAAGAACGGAGAACTGTTGCTGACCATCGATGATAAAGAATACAAGATCGCTGTGCAGCAGGCTGAGGCTGACCTTGCTGCCGCAAAGGCGGATCTCATCTTTGCTGAAGCGCAGATCACCAATATCGGCTCTAACAAAGACGTGGCATCCGCAGGTGTCAGCGTGGAACAGGTGAACCTGGAAAAGGCCACCCGTGACCTGAAAAGAGACCAGGCATTGTTCAATGACGGCTCCATCACACAGCATCAGCTGGACAACAGCCAGTCTGCCTATAAAATAGCGCTCAGTCAGCTGGAATCTTCCAAAACGAGGGTTACCCAGGTAGTTACCCAGAACGGTACGGCCAATGCCCAGATAGAAAGGGCAAAAGCCAATGTAGCAGTGAAAGAAGCAGCCCTGGAAGCAGCTAAGCTGAAACTCTCCTATACACACGTCATTGCACCAGTGGCTGGCAGGATCGGGAAGACCAATCTGCAGAAAGGACAACTGGTACAACCTGGTCAGCAACTCTTCAGTGTCGTGAACAATGAACGTTACTGGATCGTCGCCAACTTCAAGGAAACACAGCTGGAAAAGATGAAGATAGGTCAGATGGTGAAGGTGGAAGTAGATGGTTATCCTGACAGGGAGATCACGGGTAAGATCACTGAATTCAGCGCAGCGACCGGTGCGAAATTTTCCCTGCTGCCGCCTGATAATGCCACCGGCAACTTTGTAAAGGTGACCCAGCGTGTACCTGTTAGAATTGAACTGGACCATGCAGAAGAACTGAAAGGTATGCTGAAAGCGGGTCTGAGTGTGACGGTGGATGTACAAGTTGATTAA